The following are encoded together in the Panicum virgatum strain AP13 chromosome 6K, P.virgatum_v5, whole genome shotgun sequence genome:
- the LOC120711204 gene encoding beta-1,6-galactosyltransferase GALT31A-like, whose translation MMAAAALRPHKAPPARVPTRWVAALCAACFLLGVCVVNRYWPVPEHPGCPDKASSDHSRAALNQVSQTREVIMALDKTISDIEMRLAAARAAQAMSQGMSPSDSEGDQGIMRHRMSFVMGVFTTFANRKRRDSIRQTWMPQGDQLRRLEEKGAVIRFVIGRSENPNPNNEVDRAIDAEDKEYHDILRLNHVEGYGGLPMKIQMFLSTALTTWDADFYVKVDDNVHVNIGITRSILARHRMKPRVYIGCMKSGPVVAKNDSKYYEPDHWKFGTDGNNYFRHATRQLYAVTRDLATYISANRHILHKYSNEDVSFGSWLIGLEVEHVDERSLCCGTPPDCEWKAQAGNPCGASFDWNCTGICNPVERMTEVHRRCWEGRGAEGHAQF comes from the exons atgatggcggcggcggcactgagGCCGCAcaaggcgccgccggcgcgcgtgcCCACGCGGTGGGTGGCCGCGCTCTGCGCCGCCTGCTTCCTCCTCGGCGTCTGCGTCGTCAACAG GTACTGGCCAGTTCCCGAGCATCCCGGTTGCCCTGACAAG GCAAGCTCTGACCACTCCAGGGCCGCGCTGAACCAAGTGTCACAGACTCGCGAAGTAATTAT GGCTTTGGATAAGACGATTTCGGACATTGAGATGCGCCTGGCTGCTGCAAGAGCTGCCCAGGCGATGAGCCAGGGCATGTCACCGAGTGATTCGGAGGGCGACCAAGGAATCATGCGGCACAGGATGTCTTTTGTTATGGGTGTTTTCACCACTTTTGCTAACCGCAAGCGGAGAGACTCGATAAGGCAGACATGGATGCCACAAG GTGATCAGTTACGGAGATTGGAAGAGAAGGGTGCTGTTATCCGTTTTGTCATTGGACGCAG TGAAAATCCAAATCCCAACAATGAGGTGGACCGCGCAATTGATGCAGAAGATAAAGAATACCATGACATTTTGAGACTT AATCATGTGGAAGGCTATGGAGGGCTACCTATGAAGATTCAGATGTTCCTTTCAACTGCTCTTACCACGTGGGATGCTGATTTCTATGTAAAAGTTGATGATAATGTTCATGTCAACATTG GTATCACCAGATCGATTTTGGCACGACACAGGATGAAACCTCGGGTGTACATTGGCTGCATGAAATCCGGACCTGTTGTTGCTAAAAA TGACTCCAAGTATTATGAGCCAGATCATTGGAAGTTTGGGACTGATGGTAACAACTATTTTAGGCATGCAACAAGGCAGCTTTATGCTGTTACCAGGGATTTAGCTACTTACATATCAGCAAACCG GCATATCCTGCACAAGTATTCAAATGAAGATGTATCATTTGGCTCTTGGTTGATTGGGTTGGAAGTCGAGCATGTTGATGAGAGAAGCCTTTGCTGTGGTACTCCCCCAG ATTGTGAATGGAAAGCACAGGCTGGAAATCCATGCGGGGCGTCCTTCGACTGGAACTGCACGGGCATCTGCAACCCGGTGGAGAGGATGACAGAGGTGCACCGGCGATGCTGGGAAGGCCGTGGAGCCGAAGGGCACGCACAGTTTTGA